The sequence TGCTCAAATACACTTGGAAGAAGTAGTAGGATGGCAGtccaggcagaggaagagcaATTGCAAAGGTCCTGGGCTGGGAGCATGCTTGGCATATTTCCTGAAACGAGACTAGGAATGAATAAAAGCTGAGAGATCAGCAGGGATCAGACTGTGCAGGGCCTTAGGAGCCACAGTAAGGAGAGGCACAGAGGTAGCTATGATCCCCAGTGGCACCTGGGGAGGGGCCAGGTCCTGGCTCCACTCACCCTGCCAGGACCTCATGGTCTGACACCTTCACACTGGACACGCCATCTCTGGCTTCGTCAAGCTTCTGCACTGGCTCAGGTCTCCGAGATCGGCAGTCCCAGCAGCGGATAGTGGAATCGATAGAGCCTGTGAGACCAGCATGAAGGTGAGGTCAGGTGTGGAGGAAAGGGCAGCACCCTGGGTTCCCCTGCCTAGGCCCCCGACTCACCAGACAGGATGACAGTGGCCTCTTCATTAAACTGCACCGTGTTCACCTTCTGAGAAACAGCAACTGCCACTCAGAGGAGGCTGGACTCGAAGGATTGGGATAAAGGCAGGGTTCCCAGTGCAGGTTAAAGCACGGACAAAGACTAGGGATAGGGAAGGTGGAAGGTTTTGGGGGAACTGCAAGGACCGGGGTTGGTGAATGCTGGGCCATGCACTATAACGGTGGTGTGTGTGGTCCCTGTCACCACCTACGCGCTAATGCCTGTCCCCTCCGCCATCCGCGCTCTAATGAGGCCTCTTCTTGCTTGCACTTACCCCTGCGTGGCCCCGGAATTTACGTACGACCTGGCCCGATGCCACGTCCCACAGCACCACTGCCTTATCCCCGCCGCCAGAGCAGAGATTGCTGTTGTCAAAAGAgctggagggcagaggagggaaggTCAGGGTCGACCTCCGATTCCCGCCTCAGTGCCCTGATCACGGCCTGGCCCCCGACTCACCCGGCCGCGTCTAGCACCTCGTAGCCGTGGCCGCTGTACGTCCGCAGCAGCGTCCCTCGCAGCGGATTCCACAGCTTCAGGGTCTTGTCGCTGCCGCAAGTCAGGCAGTAATTGCCATCCACTGGGGAAGACCACGCGGGGGTTACCGGGCCGCCGACCTCAGGAGGCCGGAGGAAAACTCGGAATGAAGATGAGGGCGCTCACCATTAAATCGCACGGCTCGCACCGCTCCCTGCCTGCAGTCCAGCGTCTTCAACCTTTTTTGCGGCAGCTCCGGACCTCGCGGCTTCGGCTCAGGGAAAGCCATTGCTCTGGGATCCCTTCCTCGCCGCCTGATGTCGGTCTGCACCAAGGTTTTCCAGCCGTACACATTTGGGTGTAACCTTATTATTGTCCTCCGTGGTCTACTTCCTGTTCCCCACTTCCGGGCTCAAAATTTCGGCATTTTGGGAATAGATAAGGAATACTGAAAGCTGCCTGTAGCTTCCAGGtttctttccccacttcctgCTTCCAGTAAGTATTTGTTGGCTTCTTCTAATTTTCTCGACTGGGGGAGTCCTGGCCCACGAGGGCTGCGGGTGTTACTGTAAAAACCACCCTCCGTTTCCACGCCGGAAGCTGCTGTTTGCGCAGCGGAAGAGGCGTGACCTTGGAGTCGCCATGTCCACGAACAATATGTCGGACCCACGGAGGCCGAACAAAGTGCTCAGGTGAGGACCTCAGCGTCATGGGAACGGGGCTCGGGTTGTGGGTCCGGGCCCAGGGAAGCGCTTGTCCATCCCAGGGGACGGACATCAGTGCCCCTGACCCTGCCGCAGGTACAAGCCCCCACCGAGCGAGTGTAACCCGGCCTTGGACGACCCGACACCGGACTACATGAACCTGCTGGGCATGATCTTCAGTATGTGCGGCCTTATGCTCAAGGTGGGCGGAGCTGTTTCCGTCAGCGTAGCTCCGCCTGACTAGGAGCCGGGAGCGTGTTCGGAATGAAGCTGGGCGGGCGCTGAGGGGGCGGGGTTGGGGTGATGTTAGACTGAGAAAAACAGCCGTGGGGGAAGCCAGGGATCCGGGTCAGAGTTGCTACGTGGGACGTCGGTCTGAGTGTGAGGCCAGACTGTAAAGCAACTTGGAGGGGGCTGGTGGAGAAGGGGTGGGGTCTTTAGCATGATGGGATATGTCAAAGGCTGGACTTCTTAGCTCTGAGGGGACTTGGTGGGGTCAGAGGCGTAAGCCAGGGAGTAGGACCAGAAACTGTACTTGGAGTAGGCTATGAGGGGTTGGGACTGAGGGACTCCTGGGGAGGCAAGGTCCAAGCTGCTCCCGTTGAAACCAGTGGGTCGGAACTGGTGCCTGGGAATTGCCCTTGTCTTCTGCTGACCTAACCCCCATCCACCTACCTTTTCCCAGCTCAAGTGGTGCGCTTGGGTCGCTGTCTACTGCTCCTTCATCAGCTTCGCCAATTCCCGGAGCTCTGAGGACACTAAGCAAATGATGAGTAGCTTCATGTGAGGCTGGGCTTAGAGAAGGGGGGACTCCTGAGTAAGGGGAGAGGAGATTCAAGCCTACTCATCCTGACTGACACCTCTCTCTCCCGTCTTAGGTTGTCCATCTCTGCTGTGGTGATGTCATATCTGCAGAACCCTCAGCCCATGACGCCCCCCTGGTGATGTCATTGTAGAGGGGTCACATCCTGGACCCCTCTGTCCACCTCCCACCCAGGCCTGGTCTATGGCTGCTCAGCCTCCTGTCCTGAGCTGCTGTCCTGGGCTTCACTGGGTGAGGTGGTCGTAGGGTCTGCAGCTGGATGGAAGGAACCTGGCCCTTTCTCTGGGATCCTACTTCTactgaggcagagaggaaaaTGCCTTAGGCCTACCCTTTCTGCTTTCCTAGCCCACCCTGCCTGCTGCTGGAGGAGATGCTCTCCATATTTCTAGGGGTATCCACTTGTTTTCTTGTTAAAACCAGTTAATAATAAAGTTTGGTGTTGTAGCTGTTCTCTGAGACTCTCCTTCTGTGCATTGTGGGTGCACTCCCAGTCAGGGGAAGGGCTCCAGTTCCTCCACTTAGGCCTGGGGTGGAGCCTTCTAGTTGTTCACGTGCTTATTCACAAGCTTCGTGCCTTAAGTCAGCTGCTGGAGACAGGACAGTGACTGCCCACCTCTGGCAACTCAGCAGATCGTCCTGCTGACCTGAGGAATCTGGGCTTTGATTTTCTTATCAAAGAGACGGGCCAATGTCAGTGAATAGATGGATTGGCAGGGACTGGGAAAGGCTGAAAGACTGAGTCCTATCCCACTGTGGAGGAGAGAGTGTTCCCTGACTTGTCTGCTGCTGGACCTGAGCTAGAAGGGGGAGATTGCTTACTGAAAATTTCCCTTAGAGACTGATCGTATTTGATGTTCATTCTGATATACATCAGCATCCCTCCCCTACCTCCCGCTATGTGCTGGTTCCTGGAACAGGTTGTTGTCCTGACCTGGTCAAGCCTGTGAAATAATTTTCCATACCTGATAGCATTCACGTACTAGTACTGTCCCACCCCCCTTTACCCTATATAATTCTTTGGCACCTGCCAAGTGGTGCAGGGATCCATTTCATCTTGCAGCTGCCCAAGACACGCCTCACATGTAAATTGCCCTTAATACGCTCCATTAATTACCGGACTGGAGTGGCCAAGCTGTTTCTTAGGTCTTTGCTTGCCCTCTGCTTATGGAGGTAGATTTTCAGTCTCAGAGCTTTTCCCTGGGTCTGCATGTACTAACACCAGTAATCCTCCCAACCAGGGTGGATGGATGCTTCCCATCCCCAGCACTGCAAGGGCAGTTCCTTTACCCAACGTCCCCATTGCACAGAACAGGACCTCTCATGAACCCTTGCTCCTAGCCAAGCTAGGTCCCAACAGGACCCTAACTAGCCCTGAAGGCAACCGGACAACCTAGGATCCGAAGCACATATTCTAATACTTTCTAAGCAAACAGGCACAGGTAGGAAGATCTGAGACCTCTACGCCCACGGGGACAAAGGGGCACTCTAGGTCCACACGGAGGCGCCGAGACGCTAAAGTACCCCCCGGGCCAAACGAGCACCACAGGGTGAGACACAGCCAGTGCCCTCAGGGGTACCCAGAACTAAGGCCTTAGTCCCTTTACAAGCCAAGCTGCGTCCTAGCCCCGCCCCTACCAGCGCCCATTGGCCAGACCAGGTTCTGGGGGCGGGACTTTTACCCCACCCTGGCCGGGAACCCGCTGGAGGCAGTGGTGGCGGCGGCTGCTGCGGAACGATGGGCACCAACGCGCGGCCTTCGGCGGTCCGTGCTGGCGGCGGCTGGGGCGCGGTAGGGTCCTGGACGAGCTCCGGCGCGCTGCGGCCGCCGCTCCCgtctctctcctttctgtttttgttgctgGTGGCTCCCGGCGCTCGGGCCGCAGGATACAAGGTGAGCGCGGCCCGCGAGCGGAAATGTCC comes from Rhinolophus ferrumequinum isolate MPI-CBG mRhiFer1 chromosome 18, mRhiFer1_v1.p, whole genome shotgun sequence and encodes:
- the WDR83OS gene encoding PAT complex subunit Asterix, with amino-acid sequence MSTNNMSDPRRPNKVLRYKPPPSECNPALDDPTPDYMNLLGMIFSMCGLMLKLKWCAWVAVYCSFISFANSRSSEDTKQMMSSFMLSISAVVMSYLQNPQPMTPPW
- the WDR83 gene encoding WD repeat domain-containing protein 83, whose amino-acid sequence is MAFPEPKPRGPELPQKRLKTLDCRQGAVRAVRFNVDGNYCLTCGSDKTLKLWNPLRGTLLRTYSGHGYEVLDAAGSFDNSNLCSGGGDKAVVLWDVASGQVVRKFRGHAGKVNTVQFNEEATVILSGSIDSTIRCWDCRSRRPEPVQKLDEARDGVSSVKVSDHEVLAGSVDGRVRRYDLRMGQLFSDYVGSPITCTCFSRDGQCTLVSSLDSTLRLLDKDTGELLGEYTGHKNQKYKLDCCLSERDTHVVSCSEDGKVFFWDLVEGALALALPVGPGVVQSLAYHPTEPCLLTAMGGSVQCWREEAYEAESGTG